A stretch of the Capsicum annuum cultivar UCD-10X-F1 chromosome 8, UCD10Xv1.1, whole genome shotgun sequence genome encodes the following:
- the LOC107879639 gene encoding uncharacterized protein LOC107879639, with translation MENECNIFPRKLHYDISMSKRTRKSTPLNIKEEAIKSLQHPEELVNANVNVEQEEKGVISNKEKEEDDDKKSLKQLIEGRGTSLGHHFTEEERQLQMVVKPPENGMKFKQMVSRYAKVLSHMIKLKRKKPAGYRLKMQVHNKP, from the coding sequence ATGGAAAATGAATGTAATATTTTTCCAAGAAAACTtcattatgatattagtatgtccaaaagaacaagaaaaagtacGCCATTGAATATCAAAGAAGAAGCTATCAAAAGTCTCCAACACCCTGAAGAATTGGTCAATGCAAATGTGAATGTAGAACAAGAAGAAAAAGGAGTAATTAGCaataaagagaaagaagaagacgACGATAAGAAGAGTTTGAAGCAGTTGATAGAAGGTAGAGGCACTTCATTGGGACACCATTTCACAGAAGAAGAAAGGCAACTTCAAATGGTTGTAAAACCGCCAGAGAATGGAATGAAATTCAAGCAAATGGTGAGTCGTTATGCTAAAGTTTTAAGCCATATGATTAAGCTTAAGAGAAAGAAGCCTGCAGGTTACAGATTGAAGATGCAAGTCCATAATAAACCTTGA